From Acidovorax sp. FHTAMBA, one genomic window encodes:
- a CDS encoding AEC family transporter, which produces MLSVLLITFPFFALVLCGYLAARRGVLPQPAIPGLNAFVLYFALPCMLYRFGASTPIGQLLDPAVAGVYVVCALVMVGATVALTRNARIGWNDAAFGALVAAFPNTGFMGVPLLVALLGAQAAGPAIVTIVVDMVITSSLCIALSRLDGAGTHGVGVALRNAFRGMATNPMPWSIALGALASALQFQLPGPVDKTVAMLADAASPVALFTIGAVLARSQMNQHERVPARDYVPVALAKLLVHPLLVWCAGTAAIAMGVPLTPFALTVLVLLAALPSASNVSLLAEKFGANNGRVARIILVSTALAFLSFSAAVTLLT; this is translated from the coding sequence GTGCTATCCGTCCTTCTCATCACCTTCCCCTTCTTCGCGCTCGTGCTCTGCGGCTATCTCGCTGCGCGGCGCGGCGTGCTGCCGCAACCGGCCATCCCCGGGCTCAACGCCTTCGTGCTGTACTTTGCGCTGCCCTGCATGCTGTACCGCTTTGGCGCCAGCACGCCCATCGGGCAGCTGCTGGACCCGGCTGTGGCGGGCGTCTATGTGGTGTGTGCCCTGGTCATGGTGGGCGCCACGGTGGCGCTCACGCGCAACGCGCGCATCGGCTGGAACGACGCTGCCTTTGGCGCCCTTGTGGCCGCCTTCCCCAACACCGGCTTCATGGGCGTGCCGCTGCTGGTGGCCCTTTTGGGCGCGCAGGCCGCGGGCCCGGCCATCGTGACCATCGTGGTGGACATGGTCATCACCAGTTCGCTGTGCATTGCGCTGTCGCGCCTGGATGGGGCGGGCACCCACGGCGTGGGCGTGGCATTGCGCAACGCCTTCAGGGGCATGGCCACCAACCCCATGCCGTGGTCGATTGCGCTGGGTGCGCTGGCCTCGGCCCTGCAGTTCCAGCTGCCCGGCCCGGTGGACAAAACCGTGGCCATGCTGGCCGACGCAGCCTCGCCGGTGGCGCTGTTCACCATTGGCGCGGTGCTGGCGCGCTCGCAGATGAACCAGCACGAGCGCGTACCGGCGCGCGACTACGTGCCCGTGGCGCTGGCCAAGCTGCTGGTGCACCCGCTGCTGGTGTGGTGCGCGGGCACCGCCGCCATCGCCATGGGGGTGCCGCTCACGCCGTTTGCCCTTACGGTGCTGGTGCTGCTGGCGGCCCTGCCCAGCGCCAGCAATGTCTCGCTGCTGGCCGAGAAGTTCGGTGCCAACAACGGGCGTGTGGCGCGGATCATTCTGGTGTCCACCGCGCTGGCGTTCCTGAGTTTTTCGGCGGCGGTGACGCTGTTGACCTGA
- a CDS encoding ABC transporter substrate-binding protein: MIAFVTFSSKAFAHTARTRLRAVVTATAGCMLAAGTLLPGPVLAQQGGGANPVRIGVVGPFTGPSADFGVPMLNGIKLAVDEINAVGGYLGRPLELVIKDDAATPDQGRKVSQELVQEKVVAAIGFCNTGVAMKSIDLFQDSKTPLIVPCSAGTEVTAKYPPADSYVFRVQARDALQAPFMVDDIVKRGWDKVAIFADTTGYGEGGYKDVVAALEDKKLKPAYVARFALGVKDLTAELTAARNAGANVIFSYTVGPENAAIANGKKALGWKVPQVGGWTLSFPFFIDGAKDAAEGALAVQTFIAEPSNERRAAFLSSYSRKFQGRMAVPMAAANAYDATYLLMYSFLGIRDGNLTGKAIKESLEGKMKTYYGVVSTYDKPFSVQDKDAITRNMLIIGMVKNGAITFAYPEDAKRNLIIQRKQ; encoded by the coding sequence ATGATCGCGTTTGTCACGTTCTCTTCGAAGGCCTTTGCGCACACCGCCCGCACGCGGCTCCGGGCGGTGGTCACCGCAACGGCGGGCTGCATGCTGGCTGCGGGCACGCTCTTGCCCGGGCCAGTGCTGGCCCAGCAGGGCGGCGGCGCCAACCCGGTGCGCATCGGGGTCGTGGGGCCGTTCACCGGGCCTTCGGCGGACTTTGGCGTGCCCATGCTCAACGGCATCAAGCTCGCGGTGGACGAGATCAATGCCGTGGGCGGCTACCTGGGCCGGCCGCTGGAGCTGGTCATCAAGGACGACGCCGCCACCCCGGACCAGGGGCGCAAGGTGTCGCAGGAGCTGGTGCAGGAAAAGGTGGTCGCCGCCATCGGCTTTTGCAACACGGGTGTGGCGATGAAGTCCATCGACCTGTTCCAGGATTCGAAGACGCCGCTGATCGTGCCCTGCTCCGCCGGTACGGAGGTGACGGCCAAGTACCCCCCGGCCGACAGCTACGTGTTTCGCGTGCAGGCACGCGACGCGCTGCAGGCGCCTTTCATGGTGGACGACATCGTCAAACGCGGCTGGGACAAGGTGGCCATCTTTGCCGACACCACGGGCTACGGCGAGGGTGGCTACAAGGATGTGGTGGCGGCACTGGAGGACAAGAAGCTCAAGCCCGCCTACGTGGCCCGCTTCGCGCTGGGCGTGAAGGACCTCACGGCCGAGCTCACGGCCGCCCGCAATGCCGGTGCCAACGTGATCTTCAGCTACACCGTGGGGCCCGAGAACGCCGCCATCGCCAACGGCAAGAAGGCGCTCGGCTGGAAGGTGCCCCAGGTGGGCGGCTGGACGCTGTCCTTCCCGTTTTTCATCGACGGCGCCAAGGACGCGGCCGAAGGCGCGCTGGCCGTGCAGACCTTCATTGCCGAGCCCAGCAACGAGCGGCGCGCCGCCTTCCTGTCCAGTTATTCGCGCAAATTCCAGGGCCGTATGGCCGTGCCCATGGCCGCGGCCAACGCTTATGACGCTACCTACCTGCTGATGTATTCGTTCCTCGGCATCCGCGATGGCAACCTCACGGGCAAGGCCATCAAGGAATCGCTGGAAGGCAAGATGAAAACCTACTACGGCGTGGTCTCCACCTACGACAAACCCTTCAGCGTGCAGGACAAGGACGCCATCACGCGCAACATGCTGATCATCGGCATGGTCAAGAACGGCGCCATCACCTTTGCCTACCCCGAGGATGCCAAGCGCAACCTCATCATCCAGCGCAAGCAGTGA
- a CDS encoding UvrD-helicase domain-containing protein yields MSAGLNLAQLQAVHYTDGACLVLAGAGSGKTRVITQKIAHMIEKGMDPRRIAAITFTNKAAAEMRERAKGLIGRRAKDVLVCTFHALGVRMVREDGAVLGLKPQFSIMDADDVTGILKDAAGGTTDLATARQWQWTISKWKNMGLNAEQALTQAADDSERSIAVLMARYEERLAAYQSVDFDDLIGMPLKLLRDFPEVRAKWQAQLGHVLVDEYQDTNATQYELLKLLVGERGHFTAVGDDDQSIYGWRGATLDNLKKLPIDFPELKVIKLEQNYRSTSAILRAANNVIGPNPKLFPKTLFSELGEGEPVRVVDADTEEHEAERAVARIQSLRAAANPPPDWKSFAILYRANHQAKPFEKALRKANIPYKVSGGTSFFDRAEIKDLCAWFRLWINNDDDPAFLRAIGSPKRGIGHTTLAALGAFATQHKQSMFGALFNGMLPAAVPKRALDGLHEFGRYINDLEHRARHTHGAEDARAFLADWLKEIGYEQHLYDGEDSEKVAAARWSNVLEFCDWMAQRAGGQIDDTAGAVVARETKSLLEVSQTIALLSTISEREQEQDMVTLSTLHASKGLEWPHVILVGVTEGMLPFKLDDDEGRQHKVSDDTLQRLQEERRLMYVGITRAQRTLAVSWTKKRKKGREMVAAQPSRFIAEMGLDKTTAREDPREKLKALRAEFAARAQATSAVHAAAAAHPAPTN; encoded by the coding sequence ATGTCCGCCGGTCTCAATCTCGCCCAGCTCCAGGCTGTCCATTACACCGACGGTGCCTGCCTGGTGCTGGCCGGCGCGGGCTCGGGCAAGACGCGCGTGATCACGCAGAAGATTGCGCACATGATCGAAAAGGGCATGGACCCCCGGCGGATCGCGGCCATCACCTTCACCAACAAGGCGGCAGCCGAAATGCGCGAGCGCGCCAAGGGCCTCATCGGTCGCCGCGCCAAGGACGTGCTGGTGTGCACCTTCCACGCCCTGGGCGTGCGCATGGTGCGCGAGGACGGCGCGGTGCTGGGCCTCAAGCCCCAGTTCAGCATCATGGATGCCGACGATGTGACGGGCATCCTGAAAGACGCTGCCGGCGGCACCACCGACCTGGCCACCGCACGCCAGTGGCAGTGGACGATCAGCAAGTGGAAGAACATGGGCCTGAACGCCGAGCAGGCGCTGACACAGGCGGCCGACGACAGCGAACGCAGCATTGCGGTGCTGATGGCACGGTACGAGGAACGCCTGGCGGCCTACCAGAGCGTGGACTTTGACGACCTGATCGGCATGCCGCTCAAGCTCCTGCGCGACTTCCCCGAGGTGCGCGCCAAGTGGCAGGCGCAGCTGGGCCATGTGCTGGTGGATGAGTACCAGGACACCAATGCCACGCAGTACGAACTTTTGAAGCTGCTGGTGGGCGAACGCGGCCACTTCACCGCCGTCGGCGACGATGACCAGAGCATCTATGGCTGGCGCGGCGCCACGCTGGACAACCTCAAGAAGCTGCCCATCGACTTTCCAGAGCTCAAGGTCATCAAGCTGGAGCAGAACTACCGCTCCACCAGTGCCATCCTGCGCGCGGCCAACAACGTGATCGGGCCCAACCCCAAGCTGTTCCCCAAGACGCTGTTCAGCGAACTGGGCGAAGGCGAGCCCGTGCGCGTGGTCGATGCCGACACCGAAGAGCACGAGGCCGAGCGCGCCGTGGCCCGCATCCAGAGCCTGCGCGCTGCAGCCAACCCGCCGCCGGACTGGAAGAGCTTTGCCATTCTGTACCGCGCCAACCACCAGGCCAAGCCGTTCGAAAAAGCGCTGCGCAAGGCCAACATCCCGTACAAGGTGTCGGGCGGCACGAGCTTTTTTGACCGGGCGGAAATCAAGGACCTGTGCGCCTGGTTTCGCCTGTGGATCAACAACGACGACGACCCGGCGTTTTTGCGCGCCATTGGCAGCCCCAAACGCGGCATCGGCCACACCACGCTGGCCGCTTTGGGCGCGTTTGCCACGCAGCACAAGCAAAGCATGTTTGGCGCGCTGTTCAACGGCATGCTGCCGGCGGCCGTGCCCAAGCGCGCGCTGGATGGCCTGCACGAGTTCGGCCGCTACATCAACGACCTGGAGCACCGCGCCCGCCACACGCACGGCGCCGAAGATGCGCGCGCCTTCCTGGCCGACTGGCTCAAGGAAATAGGCTACGAGCAGCACCTGTACGACGGCGAAGACAGCGAAAAGGTGGCCGCCGCCCGCTGGAGCAATGTGCTGGAGTTCTGCGACTGGATGGCCCAGCGCGCGGGCGGGCAGATTGACGACACGGCGGGCGCCGTGGTGGCCAGGGAGACCAAAAGCCTGCTGGAGGTGTCGCAGACCATCGCGCTGCTCTCGACCATCAGCGAGCGCGAGCAGGAGCAGGACATGGTCACGCTTTCGACCCTGCACGCCAGCAAGGGGCTGGAGTGGCCGCACGTCATTCTGGTGGGCGTGACCGAGGGCATGCTGCCCTTCAAGCTCGACGACGACGAAGGCCGCCAGCACAAGGTGAGCGACGACACCCTGCAGCGCCTGCAGGAAGAGCGCCGCCTGATGTACGTGGGCATCACCCGCGCCCAGCGCACCCTGGCCGTGAGCTGGACAAAAAAGCGCAAGAAGGGCCGCGAGATGGTGGCCGCGCAGCCCAGCCGCTTCATCGCCGAAATGGGCCTGGACAAGACCACCGCCCGCGAAGACCCGCGCGAAAAGCTCAAGGCCCTGCGCGCCGAATTTGCCGCCAGGGCGCAGGCCACCAGTGCCGTCCACGCGGCTGCCGCAGCGCACCCGGCGCCCACGAACTGA
- a CDS encoding phospholipase A, whose protein sequence is MNRAQAPRPRPGRLQHAMALVIAALAPTGAVLAQAAPDGNAGTADSALRRCTALSNDNQARLACFDQWAAQQAWQAPAASAEAAAAVPPPVDATLPATRVIDVARTDGCRDPQYSDLSRFWELESGSDCGTFSFRGYRPITVSVVGASNVNRQPTSDADGNSAAESTPYRRAENRIQLSVRTKIAQGLLTQGHPTLKDSVWFGYTQQSYWQLFTPEISRPFRATDHEPEVMYVYPTTAQLPFGWKWRYSGIGLVHQSNGQSKPLSRSWNRMYLMTGMELGNRVSVNARIWKRIPESSGSDDNPGISDYVGRGELSAFWNYDKDNTFGATLRHSLASSDRGSLRLEWLQTLGTGLFGGKSNLRLHTALFSGYGDSMIDYNRKRTVFSVGLSLVDF, encoded by the coding sequence ATGAACCGCGCCCAGGCCCCGCGCCCGCGCCCCGGCCGCCTGCAGCACGCCATGGCCCTGGTGATTGCAGCACTGGCACCCACCGGAGCCGTGCTGGCGCAGGCGGCCCCGGACGGCAACGCCGGCACCGCAGACAGCGCGCTGCGCCGCTGCACCGCGCTGAGCAACGACAACCAGGCGCGCCTGGCCTGCTTTGACCAGTGGGCCGCCCAGCAGGCCTGGCAGGCGCCGGCAGCCTCGGCCGAAGCTGCCGCAGCCGTTCCGCCGCCTGTGGACGCCACACTGCCTGCAACCCGCGTCATTGATGTGGCCCGCACTGACGGCTGCCGCGACCCGCAGTACAGCGACCTCTCGCGCTTCTGGGAACTGGAGTCGGGCAGCGACTGCGGCACCTTCAGCTTTCGCGGCTACCGGCCCATCACGGTGTCTGTGGTGGGCGCCAGCAACGTGAACCGCCAGCCCACCTCGGATGCCGACGGCAACTCGGCCGCCGAATCCACCCCCTACCGCCGCGCGGAAAACCGCATCCAGCTGTCGGTGCGCACCAAGATCGCGCAAGGCCTGCTCACGCAGGGGCATCCCACACTCAAGGATTCGGTGTGGTTTGGCTACACGCAGCAGTCGTACTGGCAGCTGTTCACGCCCGAAATCTCGCGCCCGTTCCGCGCCACCGACCACGAGCCCGAGGTGATGTATGTCTACCCCACCACGGCGCAGCTGCCTTTTGGCTGGAAGTGGCGCTACAGCGGCATCGGGCTGGTGCACCAGTCCAATGGCCAGAGCAAGCCACTGTCGCGCAGCTGGAACCGCATGTACCTGATGACCGGCATGGAACTGGGCAACCGCGTCAGTGTGAACGCCCGTATCTGGAAGCGCATCCCCGAAAGCTCGGGCAGCGACGACAACCCGGGCATCAGCGACTATGTGGGCCGCGGCGAGCTGTCGGCCTTCTGGAACTACGACAAGGACAACACTTTCGGCGCCACGCTGCGCCATTCTCTGGCCAGCAGTGACCGGGGCTCGTTGCGCCTGGAGTGGCTGCAGACGCTGGGCACCGGCCTGTTCGGCGGCAAGAGCAACCTGCGCCTGCACACGGCGCTGTTCAGTGGCTATGGCGACAGCATGATCGACTACAACCGCAAGCGCACCGTGTTCAGCGTGGGGTTGAGTCTGGTGGATTTTTAA
- a CDS encoding universal stress protein — MLKILIAVDGSELSLDGVHHALALVRQGLKASIVLANVQEPATLYELVTTRDPDLIAAASLQAGDHLMASARALLDAAGVAYETDVGVGDVAHTLVDMIERSGCDMVIIGAKGQGAITSALLGSVSQEVAHSSPVPVTIVKHAEVLEADEADTPEDAAA; from the coding sequence ATGCTCAAAATCCTCATCGCCGTAGACGGCTCCGAACTCTCGCTGGATGGTGTGCACCATGCGCTGGCGCTGGTGCGCCAGGGGCTCAAGGCGTCGATCGTGCTGGCCAACGTACAGGAGCCCGCCACGCTGTACGAGCTGGTGACCACCCGCGACCCCGACCTGATCGCCGCTGCCAGCCTGCAGGCGGGTGACCATCTCATGGCGTCGGCGCGCGCACTGCTCGACGCGGCCGGGGTGGCTTATGAAACCGATGTGGGTGTGGGCGATGTGGCGCACACGCTGGTGGACATGATCGAGCGCTCCGGGTGCGACATGGTCATCATCGGCGCCAAGGGGCAGGGGGCGATCACCAGCGCGCTGCTGGGCTCTGTCTCGCAGGAGGTGGCGCACAGCAGTCCGGTGCCGGTGACCATCGTCAAACATGCCGAGGTGCTGGAGGCCGACGAAGCCGATACGCCCGAAGACGCAGCGGCCTGA
- the tgt gene encoding tRNA guanosine(34) transglycosylase Tgt → MLQFDLLKTDPSSHARRGQLTLNHGVVQTPIFMPVGTYGTVKGVMPRSLHDMGAQIILGNTFHLWMRPGLDVMQSFGGLHGFEKWDKPILTDSGGFQVWSLGAMRKITEEGVTFASPVNGDKLFMSPEVSMQIQTTLNSDIVMQLDECTPYETKGHKTTEAEARKSMEMSLRWAKRSRDEFQRLENPNALFGIVQGGMFKNLRQESLERLVEMDFPGYAVGGVSVGEPKDEMLDIMAHTPHRLPAHKPRYLMGVGTPEDLVQGVADGVDMFDCVMPTRNARNGTMFTRFGDLKIRNARHKADHKPMDTSCTCYACAGSSGVSWDDGGREGFSRAYLHHLDRCGEMLGPMLTTVHNLHYYLSLMREVRESLDAGTFAQFRAQFKADRARGV, encoded by the coding sequence ATGCTGCAGTTCGACCTCCTCAAAACCGACCCCTCCAGCCACGCACGCCGTGGCCAGCTCACGCTCAACCACGGCGTGGTGCAAACCCCCATCTTCATGCCCGTGGGCACCTATGGCACCGTCAAGGGCGTGATGCCCCGCAGCCTGCACGACATGGGCGCGCAGATCATCCTGGGCAACACCTTCCACCTGTGGATGCGCCCGGGCCTCGACGTGATGCAGAGCTTTGGCGGCCTGCATGGCTTTGAAAAGTGGGACAAGCCCATCCTCACCGACTCCGGCGGTTTCCAGGTCTGGAGCCTGGGCGCCATGCGCAAGATCACCGAAGAAGGCGTGACCTTTGCCAGCCCCGTCAACGGCGACAAGCTCTTCATGTCGCCCGAGGTGAGCATGCAGATCCAGACCACGCTCAACAGCGACATCGTGATGCAGCTCGACGAGTGCACGCCGTACGAGACCAAGGGCCACAAGACCACCGAGGCAGAGGCTCGCAAGAGCATGGAAATGAGCCTGCGCTGGGCCAAGCGTTCGCGCGATGAATTCCAGCGGCTGGAGAACCCCAACGCCCTCTTTGGCATCGTGCAGGGCGGCATGTTCAAGAACCTGCGCCAGGAGTCGCTGGAGCGCCTGGTCGAGATGGACTTCCCCGGCTACGCCGTGGGCGGCGTGAGCGTGGGCGAGCCCAAGGACGAGATGCTGGACATCATGGCCCACACGCCCCACCGCCTGCCCGCGCACAAGCCCCGCTACCTGATGGGCGTGGGCACGCCCGAAGACCTGGTGCAGGGGGTGGCCGATGGCGTGGACATGTTCGACTGCGTGATGCCCACGCGCAACGCACGCAACGGCACGATGTTCACGCGCTTTGGCGACCTGAAGATCCGCAACGCACGCCACAAGGCCGACCACAAGCCCATGGACACCAGCTGCACCTGCTACGCCTGCGCGGGCAGTTCGGGCGTGTCGTGGGACGACGGCGGGCGCGAGGGCTTCAGCCGCGCCTACCTGCACCACCTGGACCGCTGCGGCGAAATGCTGGGCCCCATGCTGACCACCGTGCACAACCTGCACTACTACCTGAGCCTGATGCGCGAGGTGCGCGAGTCGCTGGACGCAGGCACCTTTGCCCAGTTCCGTGCGCAGTTCAAGGCAGACCGGGCACGGGGCGTTTGA
- a CDS encoding DUF3597 domain-containing protein, which yields MGFFSKIFSKIFPSANAAEVVVAPPAAPAAASAPAAPAAPAGPAPIPLGDVAPILDAMPGAKALNWRTSIVDLLKLLGLDSSLAARKELAVELFYNGNDEPGSAAWNIWLHKQVMRSIAANGGSLPPDLRD from the coding sequence ATGGGCTTTTTTTCCAAGATTTTTTCCAAGATTTTTCCCTCCGCCAATGCCGCTGAAGTGGTGGTAGCACCCCCTGCAGCGCCAGCCGCCGCCAGCGCCCCCGCTGCCCCGGCCGCCCCTGCCGGGCCGGCCCCGATCCCCCTGGGGGATGTGGCGCCGATTCTGGACGCGATGCCCGGCGCCAAGGCACTCAACTGGCGTACCTCCATCGTGGACCTGCTCAAGCTCCTGGGCCTGGACAGCAGCCTGGCCGCGCGCAAGGAGCTGGCGGTCGAGCTTTTCTACAACGGAAATGACGAGCCCGGCTCGGCCGCGTGGAATATCTGGCTGCACAAGCAGGTGATGCGCAGCATCGCCGCCAACGGCGGCTCGCTGCCGCCCGATCTGCGCGACTGA
- a CDS encoding serine endopeptidase — MSKSLRLSEKWFRRGLWLVALVFASFLIGLGGTIVGDLPKVETPLRVDDFLDQPAAEKLRAQVKEARQAEQDAQTALEQAQLQRSKVRSEVQAERESFNNWLSTRSATQRADQDPEVLARTHALDVLKLAERKTQQAVEAQQQAALDARQAAAARQEELHQMEADGYVKLEAERRKVELRVFLYRLALTLPLLAIAGWLFVRKRKGTYWPFVWGFIFFALFAFFVELVPYLPSYGGYVRYVVGIAITAVVGRYAIQALNRYLERQKLAETLPDQERRKELGYDVALARLAKSVCPGCERPVDLKNEKIDFCPHCGIGLFDHCGACTTRKSAFARFCHACGTASQPAQPTPGTPASTPSATPPATGA, encoded by the coding sequence ATGAGCAAATCACTGCGGCTTTCCGAAAAATGGTTTCGTCGGGGCCTCTGGCTGGTGGCGCTGGTGTTTGCCAGTTTCCTGATCGGCCTGGGGGGCACCATCGTGGGAGACCTGCCCAAGGTCGAAACCCCGTTGCGCGTGGACGACTTCCTCGACCAGCCGGCGGCCGAGAAGCTGCGTGCCCAGGTCAAGGAAGCGCGCCAGGCCGAGCAGGACGCGCAGACCGCGCTGGAGCAGGCCCAGCTGCAGCGCAGCAAGGTGCGCAGCGAGGTGCAGGCCGAGCGGGAGAGCTTCAACAACTGGCTGTCCACCCGCAGCGCTACGCAGCGCGCCGACCAGGACCCCGAAGTGCTGGCGCGCACGCACGCGCTGGATGTGCTCAAGCTGGCCGAGCGCAAGACGCAGCAGGCTGTGGAGGCGCAGCAGCAGGCAGCGCTCGATGCCCGCCAGGCCGCCGCGGCGCGGCAAGAGGAGCTCCACCAGATGGAAGCCGACGGCTACGTGAAGCTGGAGGCCGAGCGCCGCAAGGTCGAGCTCAGGGTGTTCCTGTACCGCCTGGCCCTCACGCTGCCGCTGCTGGCCATCGCGGGCTGGCTATTCGTCAGAAAGCGCAAGGGCACCTACTGGCCGTTTGTGTGGGGCTTCATCTTCTTCGCGCTGTTTGCGTTCTTTGTGGAGCTGGTGCCCTACCTGCCCAGCTATGGCGGCTACGTGCGCTACGTGGTGGGCATTGCGATCACGGCCGTGGTGGGGCGCTATGCCATCCAGGCACTCAACCGCTATCTGGAGCGCCAGAAGCTGGCCGAAACCCTGCCCGACCAGGAGCGCCGCAAGGAGCTGGGCTACGACGTGGCGCTGGCCCGCCTGGCCAAGAGCGTATGCCCGGGCTGCGAGCGCCCGGTGGACCTGAAAAACGAGAAGATCGACTTCTGCCCCCACTGCGGCATTGGCCTGTTCGACCACTGCGGCGCCTGCACTACCCGCAAGAGCGCGTTTGCACGCTTTTGCCACGCCTGCGGAACGGCCAGCCAGCCAGCGCAGCCGACACCCGGGACGCCCGCCTCAACACCTTCTGCAACACCACCTGCCACAGGGGCGTGA